A single genomic interval of Blochmannia endosymbiont of Camponotus sp. C-003 harbors:
- a CDS encoding 1-(5-phosphoribosyl)-5-[(5-phosphoribosylamino)methylideneamino] imidazole-4-carboxamide isomerase → MIIPALDIINGNIVRLYQGSYRMQTNYGEPISLLKKYIQQGSKMIHLVDLDGAKNPLNRQSLLISQLIKETTPLSKIQIGGGIRNATDVEILLESGATRIVLGSVAVTQPKTVKKWFEYFDPNALVLAIDIHVYSKKNRKVAIYGWQKESNLQLDQIIEEYCTVGLKHIICTDISKDGTLLGSNISLYQSICHCWPQISFQASGGVNKLIEISKLRSAGVAGIIIGRAFLDNIFTIDEATSCWQNE, encoded by the coding sequence GGAAATATAGTTAGGTTGTATCAAGGATCTTATCGCATGCAAACTAATTACGGTGAACCTATTTCATTATTGAAAAAATACATACAGCAAGGATCAAAAATGATACATCTGGTTGATCTAGATGGAGCAAAAAATCCATTAAACAGACAAAGTTTATTAATTAGTCAATTAATAAAAGAAACTACTCCTCTATCAAAAATACAAATAGGAGGAGGTATACGTAACGCTACAGATGTAGAAATTCTGTTAGAATCAGGAGCAACACGTATAGTATTAGGTTCTGTAGCAGTTACACAACCAAAGACAGTAAAAAAATGGTTTGAATATTTTGATCCAAATGCCTTAGTTTTAGCGATAGATATCCATGTTTATTCTAAAAAAAATCGAAAAGTAGCTATTTATGGTTGGCAAAAAGAAAGTAATTTACAATTAGACCAAATAATAGAAGAATATTGTACTGTAGGTTTAAAACATATTATTTGCACGGATATATCTAAAGATGGAACGTTGTTAGGTAGTAATATATCTTTGTATCAATCAATATGTCATTGTTGGCCACAAATATCATTTCAAGCATCTGGAGGTGTCAATAAATTAATAGAGATATCTAAATTACGTTCTGCTGGAGTAGCAGGAATTATTATTGGTCGTGCTTTTTTAGACAATATATTTACTATCGATGAGGCTACATCATGTTGGCAAAACGAATAA
- the gnd gene encoding decarboxylating NADP(+)-dependent phosphogluconate dehydrogenase, with product MFKQEKIGIIGMGVMGRNLALNIESKGYCVVVYNRSKNKTDAIVANNSKKNIIPCYSIEEFVLSLNKPRFIFLMITSGTYIDSIIKILSPYMNPGDVLIDGGNSFYKDTMRRNLELSKKGIHFIGTGISGGEEGALKGPSIMPGGHINAYKMVESVFKKIAARVDDETCVAYIGPNGSGHYLKMIHNGIEYGDMQIIAEIYFFLQKIFHLTYEELGEIFNQWNQGELNSYLIEITSYICVKKNANNDHILNSILDVAGNKSTGAWTSQDAIDLGIPLGMITESVFARYMSVLKKQRLKASKILSGPNIKNCCESRCLYLEKARKALYLGKIILYAQGFYQLRIASDKYHWDLNYKQIAQIFRAGCIIRSKFLKKIIDIYSQTPDITNLLLSPYCSTIANDYQQMLRDIVMCAIKYGIPMPALSTAIAYYDSYRSNILPANLIQAQRDYFGAHTYMCFDKQGTFHTDWLR from the coding sequence ATGTTCAAACAAGAAAAAATTGGTATTATCGGTATGGGTGTTATGGGTCGAAATTTAGCTTTGAACATCGAAAGTAAAGGTTATTGTGTCGTTGTTTACAATCGTTCTAAAAATAAAACTGATGCAATTGTTGCTAATAATTCCAAAAAAAATATTATTCCATGTTATTCAATAGAAGAGTTTGTACTATCTTTAAATAAACCTCGTTTTATATTTTTAATGATTACGTCAGGAACATATATCGATAGTATTATAAAAATATTATCCCCCTATATGAATCCAGGAGATGTTTTAATTGATGGAGGTAATTCATTTTATAAAGATACTATGCGTCGTAATCTTGAGTTATCAAAAAAAGGGATACATTTTATTGGTACTGGTATTTCCGGGGGAGAAGAAGGAGCTTTGAAAGGACCATCCATCATGCCTGGAGGACATATAAATGCATATAAAATGGTGGAGTCGGTTTTTAAAAAAATTGCCGCTCGTGTTGATGATGAAACTTGCGTTGCATATATAGGGCCGAATGGATCTGGGCATTATCTCAAGATGATACATAACGGTATAGAGTACGGAGATATGCAAATAATTGCTGAAATATATTTTTTTTTACAAAAAATATTTCATTTAACTTATGAAGAATTGGGAGAAATTTTTAATCAATGGAATCAAGGAGAATTAAATAGTTATCTTATTGAAATAACAAGCTATATTTGTGTTAAAAAAAATGCCAATAATGATCATATTCTTAATTCTATATTAGATGTGGCTGGAAATAAAAGCACTGGAGCATGGACTAGTCAAGATGCGATAGATTTAGGAATACCGTTAGGTATGATTACTGAATCAGTGTTTGCTCGTTATATGTCTGTTCTTAAAAAACAACGTCTTAAAGCTTCAAAAATATTATCAGGGCCTAATATAAAAAATTGTTGTGAGAGTAGGTGTTTATACTTAGAAAAAGCTCGAAAAGCATTGTATCTTGGTAAGATTATTTTATATGCTCAAGGTTTTTATCAATTAAGAATTGCGTCTGATAAGTATCATTGGGATTTAAATTACAAACAAATTGCTCAAATTTTTCGTGCAGGATGCATAATTAGATCAAAATTTTTAAAAAAAATTATTGATATTTATTCCCAAACTCCAGATATCACTAATTTATTATTGTCTCCGTATTGCAGTACTATCGCGAATGATTATCAACAAATGTTGAGAGATATAGTAATGTGTGCTATTAAATACGGTATTCCAATGCCTGCATTATCCACTGCTATAGCGTACTATGATAGTTATCGCAGTAATATATTACCTGCAAATCTTATTCAAGCACAACGAGATTATTTTGGAGCGCATACTTACATGTGTTTTGATAAACAAGGTACGTTTCACACTGATTGGTTAAGATAA
- the hisF gene encoding imidazole glycerol phosphate synthase subunit HisF, with protein sequence MLAKRIIPCLDVANNKVIKGIQFKDHKIVGDILDLAKRYAKSGADELVFYDITASPNDQVVNKKWISQVAEIINIPFCVAGGISTLKQAKQILASGADKISINSPALINPILIQELANHLGTQCIVVSIDTWHNPKKKIYQVKCYTGDSTRMHITTWQTLDWVKKVQEYGAGEIVLNMMNQDGMKNGYDLDQLRNIRKHCKVPLIASGGAGTYQHFLEAFRDADVDGALAASVFHKKIIDIHKLKQFLYKEGINIRLC encoded by the coding sequence ATGTTGGCAAAACGAATAATTCCTTGTCTCGATGTAGCTAATAATAAAGTCATTAAAGGGATACAATTCAAAGATCATAAAATTGTAGGCGATATCTTAGATTTAGCAAAAAGATATGCAAAATCAGGAGCCGATGAATTAGTATTCTATGATATTACAGCATCACCGAATGATCAAGTAGTAAATAAAAAATGGATTTCTCAGGTTGCCGAGATAATAAATATCCCATTTTGTGTTGCTGGAGGCATAAGTACATTAAAACAAGCTAAACAAATTCTTGCATCTGGAGCAGACAAAATTTCAATTAACTCTCCCGCTCTAATTAACCCAATACTAATCCAAGAACTAGCTAACCATTTAGGTACACAATGTATTGTAGTGAGCATCGATACTTGGCATAATCCTAAAAAAAAAATTTATCAAGTAAAATGCTATACTGGAGACAGCACTCGTATGCACATCACAACATGGCAAACATTGGATTGGGTTAAAAAAGTACAAGAATATGGAGCTGGAGAGATAGTATTAAATATGATGAATCAAGATGGAATGAAAAATGGTTACGATTTAGATCAATTACGAAATATCAGAAAACATTGTAAAGTACCACTTATAGCTTCGGGAGGAGCTGGTACCTATCAACATTTCTTAGAAGCATTTCGCGATGCTGATGTGGACGGTGCTTTAGCGGCTTCAGTGTTTCATAAAAAAATTATTGATATTCATAAATTGAAGCAATTTTTATACAAAGAAGGAATAAATATTAGATTATGCTAA
- the hisIE gene encoding bifunctional phosphoribosyl-AMP cyclohydrolase/phosphoribosyl-ATP diphosphatase HisIE: MLIKNHHDQLDWTKNHGLIPAIIQHAKSGEVLMLGYMNKESMIKTEKTKHVTFFSRKKNRLWTKGEKSGNILNLINWYSDCDQDALLIFVLPDGPACHNNTSSCFHPGIAELSFLHQLENVISSKKNIPSHLINTSYTSRLYASGIKRIAQKVGEEGLETALAAISCYNTKELINEASDLIYHLLVLLQHKSLNFNEIIQELKIRNNKNKLNR, from the coding sequence ATGCTAATTAAAAATCATCATGATCAATTAGATTGGACTAAAAATCACGGTCTAATACCCGCTATTATACAACATGCGAAGTCAGGAGAAGTATTAATGTTAGGGTATATGAATAAAGAATCAATGATAAAAACAGAAAAAACTAAGCATGTTACTTTTTTCTCACGCAAAAAAAATAGATTATGGACTAAAGGAGAAAAATCCGGAAATATATTAAACTTAATCAATTGGTATTCAGATTGCGATCAAGATGCGTTATTAATCTTTGTTTTACCAGATGGACCTGCTTGCCATAATAACACTAGCAGCTGCTTCCATCCTGGGATAGCAGAATTAAGTTTTCTTCATCAATTAGAAAACGTTATATCTTCAAAAAAAAATATACCATCCCATCTCATTAATACATCTTATACATCTCGTTTATATGCTAGTGGCATCAAACGCATTGCTCAAAAAGTGGGAGAAGAAGGTCTAGAAACAGCTCTTGCAGCAATTTCCTGCTATAATACAAAAGAACTCATTAATGAAGCATCAGATTTAATTTATCATTTATTAGTCCTATTACAACATAAATCATTAAACTTTAATGAAATCATCCAAGAATTGAAAATTAGAAATAATAAGAACAAACTCAATCGATAA